One Nicotiana tabacum cultivar K326 chromosome 23, ASM71507v2, whole genome shotgun sequence genomic window, gattctttttataaaaaaaaaattgcattaTCATCTCGACATACAAAGTCTTGAGCTAGATCACAAAGACTCCTCACAAACAAAGGCGGATGCACAATATAAAATACAAGTTTAGCTAAACTTAATAACTTTAGCTATTGATATTctaaatttataaaatttatatcttGAATTTACGCTTAGGCCACTAATATAGctagaaaaaaaaaaacaggGACCTAAGTATATTCATATTTCttaataattaaaaaagaaaatgaagttaaaaataaaaaggaaaaaacgaAGAAATGACTgaacacataaataaataaataaactaaacaCTTGGTGTTTTTAAATTAAAGTGAAAATCTCCACTAAATTGAAACGCTAACGGAGTTATACGCTCCTGCCTTTTTTTCCCcttccccttcttcttcttcttcttcttcttcttcttcttcttcttcttcttcactgaAACACACAACAAACACCTTGTGAACAATTTCACAAATCCGATAAAAATTTAGCGACCCATTTCATCGTATGTCGTCTATATACTCCAATTAGCTGAGTATTATAAAAAAGTAACAGTTTACCACTGAAACAGATGCAAAACCCATAAAAATTTAGCAGTAAAAATGACAGAAGTAGACAATTTATTGACAAAAAAAGTAGCAGATCGTTACCTAAAACGTGAAGTTTTAGGTGAAGGTACTTATGGTGTTGTCTTCAAGGCCATTGATACTAAGGTACTTCTTGTTATAACGCTTATGGGTTTTTCTCCGTTTTTCATTTTGCAGTATTTGGTTTTGAAGATTTTCTAGGGTTTTGTTTAATTCATGTTTTGATTGTTAATTCTTTGAATTGTTGATGTTTTTTCCTTGAAATTTAACATTCTTTTATGTTGACTGATTGAAAGCTCTGAaggtttttgaattttaaaaagaaaaagcgGTTAGTGCTAGCTCGTGGGTGTGACGGTGCTTTCCATTTTCCATCTTTGGTTTCAATAATTCTAGAATTTGTAAAATGCACCTCGACCATTGGGTATCTGGTACCTCCCACCAGTGTAGATAGCGGCAACTCTGTCCACCAGAGTTTAGGCAGATGGAAGAAGTTACCTAGTGTTTTTTGTCTCGACTGGATTTGAACCTGGATTCCAAGGTTTGCACCTACTTCATTGAGCACTAGGCGACACCCTTGGGTGCTGAAGGAATTCTATAATAAATGCCATGTTTGTTGTTTCTATCTCCAATCTTCACATAGCTAGTCCCGAGTGAGGAAAGGAGTCCCAAGTCCTGTCTCCATAAAAGAGGAGGGTTGTTGTAGGTTGACGTTCAGCATAAATTAGTCAAGCTATTACACCTAGGCTAGTTTGGGATTAACATTTGACCATAGTTTATTGTTGAATGTTAAATGCCATGTTTGTTGTTTCTATCTCCAATCTTCACATAGCTAGTCCCGCGTGAGGAAAGGAGTCCCAAGCTGTTCTTTTGTTGATGTCTATGAAAGCTGGAATATgttttcatataaattttatcGTGCAAAGTTGAATGTTAAATTGAGCTTTGTAAGCTTTGTATTGTGCACCCAAAAAAAATGCTGTTAGTGCTAGATCTTAGATGGATGCTGGTGGTTTTGGAGCTCACTTTGTACCTAATCGCAGTAAGGCATAACCCTATAAGCTGTATGAGATTTTGAGAACCTCTAATTTAAGAGAGTGGTTAATTTGCCTTAATAGACAAATTAATTAGAAGTATTGGGATGAAATGGGCTTGAATAAGGCGGAATGGATATAAAGGACTCAATATAGTGTGACCCCAGATGGTTTCGGATTGAGGCTTAGTTAAATAGCTGATTAAACATTTGGTTTCATTTTGTCTCTTGAAATAATGATTTATCTGATGTATGCTTTAATTTCATTTTCTGCAGAGTGGCCAAACTGTTGCTATCAAGAAAATTCGTCTTGGGAAACAGAAAGAAGGGGTGAATTTCACTGCCCTTAGGGAAATAAAATTATTGAAAGAGCTGAAGGATCCTCACGTTATTGAATTGATTGATGCCTTCCCTCACAAAGGAAACTTGCATCTTGTGTTTGAGTTCATGGAGACAGATCTTGAGGCTGTGATTCGTGATAGAAATATCTTCCTCTCACCTGCGGATATAAAATCTTATATCCAGATGACGTTGAAAGGACTTGCTTTTTGTCACAAGAAATATGTCTTGCATAGGTATGTGTTTGTATGTTCTCGCTTTCACCTTATTCCAACTTGTGTTCAGCTTCCTTAAATTTTTGCTGTTTCTTCCTGACAGAGATATGAAACCAAACAATTTATTGATTGGACCTAAGGGGCAGCTTAAACTTGCTGACTTTGGATTAGCACGTCTATTTGGTAGCCCTGATAGAAGATTCACTCACCAGGTATAACTCTTGGAGCATGTATCCTGTCAGAAGTTACTTTTATCTTGCTACTTCATTGCAGTTTTTTTATTTGTCTTCATATTATGGTTCTCCTTGTGGAAATTCATGACATGACTTCATCAAACCTAAAAATAACCTGGAATGATCCCACTCATTAAAGTTGCCTTTGATATGAGTTATTAGTTTCTCCCACTTGTCTAAACAAATATGGAGGTATATGTTTTGAGAATTGGACTTTCTTTGGAGGATTTCTTCTTTACcaaattttttttgttcttttatcaAAATGCgtaatggaaaaaaaaaagagatgtgaTCCGATACTGCACCTTTCTATATCTGAGATGATCAAACCTGACATGGTTACTCCTATCTCTTTATATAGTTAGTGTTGAACAGTACACAATTTTGTTACTGTTCAACGAAATTTGTATGTACTTTATTTAGTCCATACCTTTCATTCCACAATAATAAAGAATGTTTGTGCAAATTACTGATGGTATGCCCTTGTTTTTGGAGACTTAAGAATTGTCCTATTGTGGTATGCATACGACAAATTCTGAACAGCTATACAAATTTGACCAAGATGTTGTCAAATTAGTGCATGTAGCAGTAGAATCCAGATTCATTTTCCCCCGTCTCTACTTCTGTTACTGTTACTGTAAAGAGCACTTTTTAATCTGATGGGTACTGTTAGGTCTTTGCCCGGTGGTACAGAGCACCAGAGTTATTGTTTGGTGCAAAGCAGTATGGACCTGGAGTAGATGTTTGGGCCGCTGCATGTATCTTTGCTGAGCTCCTCCTGCGTCGACCATTTCTGCAGGTGAATGTCTATAGTCATGGCAATCCCTCTCACAAATTATCCTTGTCCTTTTATATGAAATTGGTCGATGCAATCATGAGTTTCCATGACTCAAGCTACCTGGTTTATTTGATGTTTTGTATAGTACTATGTAGGAAATGCTCTTCTCAGGAAGAGTTTCTCATGTTAACTCCTGAACGTGGACTGTCTTATTTTCTCAATAATATAACCTTTGTTAATAACTTTCTCCATTTCTGGGAGAAACACTCTTTTTATATGCATCTTTTACTGTAAGACATGTATAtattttcctcttcatcttcaaTAAGCTGGGTCTTTCGGAAACGTCTCTGCCTTCttgaaggtaggggtaaggtctgcgtacatactaccctccccagacccacttgtgggattacactgaatctgtttttgttgttgttgtatctttAATAAGCTGTAAACCAGTTGTCCCTTGTAGTTTTATTCTAGAGAGCTTCACATGCAGTTGGACGGTTGACAATGAAGCCATAGCAAAAAGGCAAATTACTTACAGGAACTAGACTGAGCTTTTTTTCCTTGTTCCTGTGGTGATCCCTTTAGTGCGATAAGTTCCTTCCAATTTCCCAATAATGGtttgaactattttttttttatgaagtaaATTAGATTCATTAAagggcatcaagaagatgcaaagagtacaaaagagatagGATAATTAGCTCCAGTACAAAAGCCTATGCTACTATCATGGAGCTAATAAAATCCACAAAAATATCAGCACTGTTAACAGGGGTGAGatagttccaactaaacagattaACTAAACACGCAGCCTTGAGGGAGTAGATTGGAGTTGAAATGCCATCAAAACACCTTCGGTTTCTTTCTTTCCAAATACACCAAAAAATTACTGCTGGCAccattttccaaatttttttgaTGGAATAATTGTTTGAACTTCTGTCATACTTTACGTACTACCTTTACTATTCCTATCTGCCTGTTGTTACTTCAACCAATAATTTGTTCTGTAATCTGAGCCTATATTAGGGAAACAGTGATATTGATCAGCTGGGAAAGATTTTTGCGGCTTTTGGGACCCCAAAGCCTTCGCAGTGGGCTGATATGGTCTACTTGCCTGATTATGTGGAGTACCAATATGTCCCTGGACAGCCACTTAAAACATTGTTTCCAACGGCTACTGAGGATGCTTTAGATCTTCTGTCAAAGATGTTCTCATACGACCCAAAAGCTAGGATATCAGCACAGCAAGCATTGGAGCATAGGTACGTTTCTTCTTT contains:
- the LOC107761317 gene encoding cyclin-dependent kinase D-3-like (The RefSeq protein has 1 non-frameshifting indel compared to this genomic sequence), which translates into the protein MTEVDNLLTKKVADRYLKREVLGEGTYGVVFKAIDTKSGQTVAIKKIRLGKQKEGVNFTALREIKLLKELKDPHVIELIDAFPHKGNLHLVFEFMETDLEAVIRDRNIFLSPADIKSYIQMTLKGLAFCHKKYVLHRDMKPNNLLIGPKGQLKLADFGLARLFGSPDRFTHQVFARWYRAPELLFGAKQYGPGVDVWAAACIFAELLLRRPFLQGNSDIDQLGKIFAAFGTPKPSQWADMVYLPDYVEYQYVPGQPLKTLFPTATEDALDLLSKMFSYDPKARISAQQALEHRYFSSGPLPTEPVLLPRPPPKRESANPRVSDFNSRDGPVVLSPPRKSRRVMPQREGFEANMRPEKMDDHGNAGERSEQVPMSLDFSVFGMRPPTRPTINSADRSHLKRKLDLEFQPEEE